A stretch of the Capsicum annuum cultivar UCD-10X-F1 chromosome 10, UCD10Xv1.1, whole genome shotgun sequence genome encodes the following:
- the LOC107856453 gene encoding pheromone-processing carboxypeptidase KEX1-like produces the protein MKDLAEGPLHMVQLFNGYVINGYKFHTEEYGSNKSTINTGVCIKGSSHSADNIDYYGRLIEILQLQYNALPFKLTVLFKCSWFDPTPKHASQVYSEMYPTVKKTVSEWLAICPIKAHSVLDIPKKVEQPHTLNVAFQEDDSQIHEIDIDENEILNTLNDLDGMFIDMEEGEEEDEKEVDKDEDEDEDEDEDKDGDEDNDEDEDKEEDDDHDHDDDDNEKEKEEDGKECELHKKKRRRI, from the exons atgaaagatCTTGCAGAAGGGCCATTACATATGGTTCAACTCTTTAATGGATATGTCATAAATGGTTACAAGTTTCACACTGAAGAATACGGTTCAAATAAATCTACGATAAATACTGGTGTATGCATCAAGGGCTCTAGCCATAGTGCAGATAATATTGATTACTATGGTCGATTGATAGAGATTTTGCAACTACAGTATAATGCATTACCATTCAAGCTAACCGTGTTATTTAAATGTTCTTGGTTTGATCCAACACCAAAGCACG CATCTCAGGTGTATTCTGAAATGTATCCTACTGTAAAAAAGACAGTGAGTGAATGGTTAGCCATTTGCCCAATAAAGGCACACTCTGTTTTAGATATTCCCAAAAAAGTAGAGCAACCTCATACATTAAATGTAGCTTTTCAAGAGGATGATAGTCAAATACatgagattgatattgatgaaaatgaaatactTAACACATTGAATGATCTAGATGGTATGTTTATTGACATGGAGGAAGGGGAGGAGGAGGACGAGAAAGAAGTGGATaaggatgaggatgaggatgaggaCGAGGATGAGGACAAGGACGGGGACGAGGATAATGATGAAGATGAGGATAAGGAAGAGGAtgatgatcatgatcatgatgatgatgataatgagaaggagaaggaagaaGATGGGAAGGAATGTGAActtcataaaaagaaaagaagaagaatctaa